The stretch of DNA GATATATATTCATTGCATACAGCAATGATTTATTCTCACGTGTTTTCTAATAACTTTTTAGATGCTTATTCAAAAAGCGTTCAAAGTTCTTCCGGAGGAGGCGGAGGCTTTACAAGTATTGGCGGAGGAGGAGGATCCTTCGGTGGCGGTTCCGGTGGAGGAACTAGATAGTTGGCTATAAATTTAGTACAATATATATTTAGAAAGGAGAAAATTATGATAGCATTATATGTAATTCTGGGAGTGGTGGTTTTATTAGGATTATGGCTTATGTCAAGCTATAACAAATTAATAAGACTTAGAGAAATGGTTAAAAATGCTATGGGACAAATAGCAGCAAATGTTGAATCAAGATGGGATGCTTTAAAATCTTTGATTGATGCAACTAAAAAATATTCAGCACATGAAGCTGAAACATTAGAAAAAGTTATTCAAGCAAGAGGAAGTGTAAACAGTAGCAGTTCTGTAAAAGATATTGAAGCTGATGATAATATGTTTACTCAAGCTCTATCAAGACTTGCTGTTGTGGTTGAAGCATATCCTGATTTAAAAGCTAATACATTATATCTAAATACAATGGACAAGATTGATGAATATGAACAAGATGTAAAGAATTCAAGAATGATTTATAATGACACAGTTACCAGATTTAATAGGACTATGTTAGTATTCCCTGTAGTATTAATTTCAAGAATGATGGGATTCACTGAATACGAATATTTCAAAAACACAGAAGAAAAAGCAGCTCCTCCAAGCTGGGATTAATTAAAAGCACTCGAAAGGGTGCTTTTTTAGTAAAATTTTTTAGAGAAAATGTCGGGAAAATAGTATAAAAAATATTTGAAAAAAACTTTTTAATATGGTAAAATAAGTTATAAAAATTTATACGGAGGTAAATTATGAAAAGATTAAAAAGTATTTTATTATCTTTAGCAATGATTTTTGTTGTGGTACTATCAACAGCATGCTCAAGCAAAGAAGCTACTACTGCTACAAAGACTTTTGTTAAAGAACAAAATGGAATGAAAGTAACTTTGGTTTATACTTACATTGAAAAAGAAGACAAGGTTATAAAGCAAACAAGCAAAACTGAAGCTCCATTTTCAGCATTTCAAGGTAAAGATGTAGAACAGGTTAAACAACAATTACAAGCTGTTTCTAAACGATATCAAGGAATTAAAGGTTTAAAAGAAACTCTTGATATTCAAGAAGATAAATTTCTTGAAGAAGTTGAAGTAGATTATGCAAACTTTGATTATGAAAAGGCAAAAGATCTTCCTGGAATGACTTTCTCAGGAGATCCTTCAAAAACTAAAGTTAGTATGCAAAAAAGCGAAGAATTAGTGTTAAAACAAGGATTTGTAGAACAAAAATAATATGATTTTATTATAAAAAGGTAGTATAATTTTATACTGCTTTTTTGTTTGTTATGATATTTTCCGGTTAGTGGTTTTAATTTGCCAATGCATTTGAAAAAAGTTTTATAATGTGGTAGAATGATTATAGAAATCTTTGTGTGAAGGAGATTTGTTAAAGATTGTTAAGAAGGTAAAGATTTGTGAAAAAAAGATAATATTAGTATATTATTTTGATTGTAAGGAGGTAGCTATGAAAAATTTTAAAAGAATACTTACAAGTTTTATGTTGATTTTTTCAATTATATTACTGATAGCTTGTGGCGGAGAGAAAAGTAAAACTTATTACATGTCAGAAAACGGAAGTGAAATGACGGTAAAGGTAAAATATAAAGATGATGTAGTAAATGAATTGGATATTGATGCTAAAATGTCATATAAATCACTGGATGTAGAAAATCAAGAACAGGCAAAACTTCTATTTTCTATGATAAAGAGTATGGGAGCAAGTCTTGAAGGGATAAAATTTGATGTTGAATATGGTAATAATGAAGCCACATTAAAAGTTAATATTGATTTGAACAAAGTGAATCCTGAAAAGCTAAAAGCATTAGCCGGTTCATTTGGAGGAAAAGTTTCTGAAAAATCTTCAGGAGAGCTTGAAGAAGGGCTAAACAAAATAAAGAGTTTTAAAGAATTGGAAAAATCTCTTTTGGAAGCCGGATTTAAAGAAAAATAATATTATTCTATAAAAGGTAGTACGAATTTGTACTGCCTTTTTTGTTGTAATTTATAAAATATTTTAGAATGTTAAAAAATTTTTTACAAAAATAAATAATAATTATTGATATTATTTGAAAATTGTGATAATATATATTAGTAAGAGAAAACAAACTCTTTATAAAAATGTTTAGGAGGGAAAAAATGAGAAAAAAAATTATATTATTACTTGCATTGGTACTTTCCGTTGGGGTTTTAGGAGCTTGTACCAAAAAAGATGATAGTAAAAACAAAGAGGGAGAAAAGAAAACTGAGCAAAAGACTTCAAAGAAAAAAGTTGTTGCTACAAGTACAATGCTTACAGATTTGGTAAAGCAAATCGGTGGAGATAACTTTGAAGTTGAAGGAATGATGAAAGCGGGAGTTGACCCTCATCTATATAAGCCTACAGCAGGCGATGTGGAAAAACTTGAAAAAGCAGATGTTGTAGTTGTAAACGGATTACATTTGGAAGGACAAATGGGAGAAATTTTACAAGGTTTAGAAAAACAAAATAAGAACGTTGTAACTGCAGCAAAAAATATTCCATCAGATAGATTACTTCCTTGGGATGAAGAAGGAGCAGGTCCTAATGATCCACATATTTGGTTTAGTGTTAAGAACTGGAAAATAGCTGCGAAAAATGTAGCAGAAGGTTTGAAGAAAGCTGATAGTTCAAAAGCTGAAGAAATAGATAAAAATCTTGCTAAATATGAAAAAGAACTTGATGAACTTTCTGATTATATAAAGAAAAAAGTTTCTGAATTACCTGAAAATCAAAGAGTTTTAGTTACCGCTCATGATGCTTTTAACTATTTTGCAAAGGAATTCGGATTTAAGGTAGAGGCTATTCAAGGAATCAGTACAGAATCAGAAGCAAGTGCAGCTGATATAAAGAAACTTTCAGATTTCTTGGTTAAAACAAAAATAAAAGCAGTTTTTGTTGAATCTTCAGTTCCTAAGAAAACTATTGAATCTTTAGTTGAATCTTGTAAAGCTAAAGGACATAATGTTAAAATAGGTGGAGAGTTGTATTCTGACTCATTAGGAGATGATAATACAAAAGAAAATACTTATATCTCAATGTTTAAATATAATATTGATACTATAGTTGATGCTTTAAAATAATACTTGAAAAAAATCTCCTAAATATATATACTTATATTGTGGAGATTTTTTGTTTTTTGGAGGAAAAAATGGACGAAATAGCTGTAAAAGTTGAAGATTTAACTATTGCCTATTATCTTAAACCTGTAGTTTGGGATGTGGATTTGGATATTAAAAGAGGTAAACTTACCGCGATTTTGGGACCAAACGGTGCAGGTAAATCGACTTTGTTAAAGGCAATGTTAAATTTAATTCCCATTTCATCCGGAAAAATTTCATTTTTCGGCAAGCCTTATAAGGAATTTAGAAAAGATATTTCTTATGTGCCACAAAGTGAGTCTGTCGATTGGGATTTTCCGACAGATGTTTTGGATGTTGTTATGATGGGAACTTATGGGAAGCTCGGTTGGATAAAAAGAGCAGGTAAAAAAGAAAGAGAATTGTCTTTAGAGGCTTTAAAGAAACTTGGAATGGAAGAGTTTGTCGATAGGCAAATAAGCGATCTTTCCGGCGGCCAACAACAGAGAGTTTTCTTAGCGAGAGCATTAGTTCAAGATAGTGAAATTTATTTTTTAGATGAACCGCTAAAAGGGGTTGATGCTAAAACGGAAAAAGAAATTATGAAAATTTTGAAAGAACTTAGAGATAGCGGAAAGACAATCATAGTTGTTCATCATGATTTGAGAACTGTTGAGGAATATTTTGATGAGGTTGTACTTTTAAATAAATTGGTTGTTGCATCAGGTTCTGTTAGAGAAGTTTTTACTGAAGAAAATATAAATAAGGCATATAGGGTGTAGATTATGAACGGAATTTTAGATTTACTTACTGACTATACTTTTTTGATGATAGCTTTAGGTTCAGGACTTTTGGGACTTTTAAGTGGAATTATGGGAGTATATGTTACAGTGAGAAAACAAGGACTTATCTGTGATGCAATCAGCCATTCAACTCTTCCCGGTGTTTGTATTGCTTTTATGGTACTTGGAATTAAAAATTTGGAATTTTTACTTCTTGGAGCTTTTATTGCAGGAGTTATAGCGGCACTTCTTATTTTCGGAATTGATTTAAAATCAAAAGTAAAATTTGATAGTGCATTGGCAATTGTTTTGTCAACATTTTTTGGGCTTGGCGTTGTTTTACTTGCACTTATTCAAAGAGAAGCAAATACTAATCAAGCGGGTCTTGATAAATTTATATTTGGGCAAGCTGCCGCTTTTTTGAAAAAAGATATATATTTTTTAATCGGAATAATTATTTTGGTACTGTTTGTAATTTTACTATTTTGGAAAGAATTAAAACTTTTTTCCTTTGATCCGGAGTTTGCACAAACAAAGGGATTTTCTATAAATTTAATGACCGGAATATTAATAGTTTTACTTGTAATTTCAATAGTTATGGGAATTCAATCAGTTGGAGTAATTCTTATGAGTACAATGTTAATTGCACCACCTGTTGCTGCAAGACAATGGACGGATAAATTCAATGTTATGATGATTTTATCAGGAATTTTTGGAGCTTTTTCAGGAATTACCGGTTCATTTATAAGTATGTACTATAAGGGGTTGTCAACAGGACCGGTTATAGCGATAGTTGCAAGTTTAATTGTATTTTTTAGTATATTATTTTCGCCTAAAAAAGGAATTTTATTCAGTAAAAAGAGAACTATGCAAGGAGGGACTAAATGAGACAATTAGAAATTTTAATAGCTGTAAGTTTAGTTTCAGCTGCTTGTTCACTATTGGGACCATTTTTAATTCTTAGAAAAATGTCTATGATGATAGATTCTATAACTCATACAATTTTACTTGGAATCGTAATTGCTTTTTTCATTACAAAAGATTTGACAAGTCCTTTGCTGATTGTCGGTGCCGGACTGGTTGGAATACTTACTGTATTTTTGACGGAGCTTATAAATCAAAAGACAACTTTGCATGAAGATGCGTCAATAGGGCTTGTATTTCCATTTTTGTTCAGTATTGCTATAATATTGATTTCAAAATTTTTAAGAGGAGTGCATCTCTGTATTGACTCCGTTTTAGTTGGAGAAGTTGCATTTTCAATAATTCCGAGAATCGAGTTTTTCGGTTATGAAATGTCAAAGGTTATTTTTGTAATGGCAGTAATATTTTTAATTGATTTGATTTTTATTTGGGTGTTTTTTAAAGAATTAAAAATTTCTACATTCGACAAAAATTTAAGTTTGATTTCCGGATTTGCACCGGCTGTTATTTATTACGCTTTGATGAGTTTAGTTTCTATAACAACTGTAGGAGCATTTAATGCGGTGGGTTCAATACTTGTAATTTCATATATGGTTGTTCCGTCTGCAACGGCATATCTATTAACACATGATTTGAAGAAAATGATATTTATAAGTGTTTTCACGGGAGTTTTAAGTAGTGTAATAGGATTTTATATGGCATATATTTATGACCTTTCTATTGCAGGAACAATAGCCATAGTTAACGGATTGATATTTTTATTAGTATTTATATTTGAACCGAGAAACGGAATTATCAAAAAAATATTAAATGAAAACAGAAAAAGGGCTGAATTTGCAGAGGTTACAATGATGCTTCATATTATAAATCATGAAAATACTGAAAGAGCTGACATCGAGTGTAATGTTGTAAAAATAAATGAGCATTTATGTTATGCAAAGAATAAATTTGAAAAAGTTTTAAAGAACATAGTAAATAAAAAATTTGCTTATATTGAAAATGACATTATAAAAGTTACCGATATAGGCAGAGAAAAAACTTTGAATAAATTTAATGAATGGATGAAGTAAGATATATTTGAAATTGGTAAAAATTTTTTTAACTTTAATATATTTTTCGAGGTTTATATGAAAATTGCATTTTTAGACAGAGATGGGACTATTAATTTAGATTATCCTGATAAAGACTGGAAATATATTCAAAGACCTGTTTTATTAGATGGAGCAATACGAGGAATGAAATATCTTAATGAACGAGGGTTTGAAATAATTATTGTAAGTAATCAGTATATAATAGGGGAAGGAATTATTACGGTCGAACAATTTAACAGTTTTCATAATCAGCTTTTAGAGATATTAGCTATTAACAATATAATTGTATTAGATAGTTTTATTTGTCCTCATTCAAGAACTGACTCTTGTAAATGTTGTAAACCTAAAATAGGCTTGATTTTACAAGCTATTGAAAAATATCCAAATATAGATTTATCGCAATCAATTATGTGTGGGGATTCCATAAGTGATTTTGAATGTGCGAAGACCATAGGGTTGAAATTTTATGGTATTAATTTTGGAGAAAATAGAATAAAAAACTTGTCTGATATATCTATTTTTGTAAAATAAAGTAATTTAGAATATAATTATTTCAAAAATTTAATAAAATATTAAAAGAGAGACAATTTTTCATAAATAATCTCTCTTTTTTGTTTTTAGTATGTTTTAAATGAGAACTAACAAATAGGGATGGATATTTTTGCAGGGACAATAAAGTCCCTTTTTAATTGTTCAAAAATTTAAAATTATTTTGAAAATTGATGAAAAAAATATAGATTTTTTTTGGGATTTTGAATATAATTAATCGTGGAGTGTGTACTCAACAAAAAGATAATATTTCTATTTAGGGGGAATTATGAAAAAGAAATTTTTGGCACTTATGTTGTCAGCATTAATGATTGGAACTACTGCTTGCGGAGGAAGTTCTGAAAAGAAAGATGATACGAGTAAAAATATGCAGGCTAATGAAGAAGTTACCGGAAAAATTAGAATCTATACTTCAATGTATGAAGATATTATTGCTAATATGAAACCTGCACTCAAGAAGAAATTTCCTAATTGTGAAATCGAATTTTTTCAAGGCGGAACAGGAACTTTGCAAACAAAAATAGCTGGAGAAATCGATGCAGGAAAACTTGCTTGTGATATTATAATGGTTGCAGAACCTTCTTATGCTTATGAATTAAAAGAAAAGAAAGTACTACATAAATTTGATATCGAAAACAAAGATAAATTAGCTTTCGAATATGATAAAGAAGGATATTGGTATCCAGTTAGAATTTCTAATATGGTTTTAGCTTATAATCCTGAAAAAACAAAGAAAGAAGATTTAGCACAAACTTTTAAAGAATTTGCTGAAAAGGAAAGTCTTACAGGAAAAATTTCAATGTCAGATCCTTTAAAATCAGGTACAGCTCTTGCAGCTATCAGCGGATTAAAGGATAAATATAAGGATGAATATTTCACTAATTTAGCTAAGAGAAAAGTTGCTATTGAAGCGGGTAGTGTTGCTTTAACTAAACTTGAAACCGGAGAAATGGACGAACTTATGATTCTTGAAGAATCTGTTTTAAAGAAAAGACAAGATGATAACTCTTCATTGGAAGTTATATATCCTAAAGACGGAACTATTGTGGTTCCTTCACCAATTATGGTCGTAGATGAAAAATTAACAGAAAACAAGAATACAAAAGCGGCAGAAGCTATTTCAAAATGGTTTTTATCAGAAGAAGGTCAAAAATATATAGTTAAAGGATGGATGCACTCTGTATTAAAAGATTTTCCTGAAGTTCCTTATGATGCAATTAAAACTTCTGAAATTACATCAAACAGTATAAATGTTAAATGGGAGCAATTAGTTAAAGATAGAGATTCTCTAAGAAAGATGTTTACAGATACAATCGGTAAAAAATAAATTCACAGAATACTTAGAGATTGTTATTTCACAATAAAAAATATATAACGGAGGGAGGAAACTCCCTCTTGTTAATGAAAGGTTTATTTTATGCAAAAGACAGAAAGAAAATTTAGAATAGATATAAAGTGGATAATAATACTATCGATTATAGCATTTTTACTTATTTTTGAAGTTTTTCCGCTTTTATATCTCTTTGTTAAATCTATATTTCCAAACGGGAGTTTTACTTTAGAAGCTTTTAAGAGAGTTTATAGTTATGATGCGAATTTTATAGCTATTAGAAATACGATTGTTACTGCGGTTGCAACAACATTTTTTGGAATGTTAATTGCTTTTCCGCTTGCTTTTTTAGTTGGAAGAACTAATTTATATGGTAAAAAAATATTTAGAACTATGTTTGTTATAACATATATGGTTCCACCTTATGTAGGAGCTATGGCTTGGCTTAGACTTTTAAATCCGAGAGTTGGAACTTTAAATATGTTTATTCAAAAGATATTTGGTCTTAGCGAACCTATTTTCAATATATATAGTGTATGGGGAATGATTTGGGTACTTACTTGTTTTTATTATCCTTATGCTTTTATCACTATTTCTCGTGCAATGGAAAAAATGGATCCTTCTTTAGAAGAAGCTGCTAGAATTTCAGGAGCAAGTCCTTTAAAGACTTTATTTACTGTTACAATTCCAATGATGACACCAAGTTTAATTGCTGCGGGACTTTTAGTTTTTGTAACGGCTGCATCTTGTTACGGTATTCCGTCAATCATTGGAGCTCCGGGACAAATTCATACAGTTACAACTAGAATAATAGAGTTTGTTCATATAGGAAATGAAGAAGGCATAATTGATGCTACAACTTTAGCAGTATTCTTGATGATAATTGCAAATTTAGTTTTGTACTTTTCAACATTTGTACTGGGGAAGAAACAATTTATAACTATGAGCGGGAAATCAACAAGACCTACAATAGTTGATTTAGGAAAATGGAGAACACCTCTTACAATATTGGTTTCAATTTTTTCTTTTATAGTAGTAATAGTTCCGTTTATAACAGTTGCTCTTACTTCTGTAACTATCAATATGGGTAAGCCTTTGTCTGCAAGAAATATTTCATTTAGATTTTGGAAACAAATGCTTACAAGAGATAGTATATTGAGTTCTACAATGAATAGTTTGATTGCAGCTTGTGCTGCAGCATTTTTGGGGATAATAATTTCTTGCATGATGGCTTATTTGCTTGAAAGAACGAGAGTTAAAGGAAGAAAGATTCCGGACTTTTTAATAACTGTAGGTTCAGGAACTCCAAGTATTGCAATAGCTCTTGCTCTTATAATGACAATGAGTGGAAAATTTGGAATAAATATTTATAATACAATTTATATTATGATAATTGCATATATGATTAAGTATATGTTAATGGGAATGAGGACTGTAGTATCAGGAATGAGTCAGGTACATCCTTCTCTAGAAGAAGCATCGCAAATTTCAGGAGCAGGTTGGCTTAGAATGGTTAAAGATGTTACCGCACCGCTTATAATGCCTTCAATAGTTGCAGGGATATTTTTAATATTTATGCCTTGTTTCTATGAACTTACTATGAGTACGCTTTTGTATTCATCACATACGAAGACAATCGGTTTTGAGCTTTACAATTATCAAACTTACCATAGTCAACAAATTGCAAGTGTACTTGCTACTGCAATTTTGATTTTTGTATTGGTAGTTAACTGGATTTTAAATAAACTTACAAAAGGTAAGTTTTCAATTTAGGAGGAAAAATGTCAACGATTACTATAAAAGAATTAAGTAAATCTTTTGGTAATGTAGAAGTTTTAAAACCTTTTACAGATACTTTTAAAGATGGTGAATTTATAACTCTACTAGGACCTTCAGGTTGTGGTAAAACAACAATGTTAAGACTTATAGCGGGATTTGAAAAACCTACAAGTGGAGAAATACTAATAGGAGATAATGTTGTTTCAGGAGGAAAAACATTCCTTCCGCCTGAAAAGAGAGGAATAGGAATGGTATTTCAATCATATGCAGTTTGGCCTCATATGAATGTTTTTGACAATGTTGCCTATCCTTTGAAAATAGCCGGTATAAAGAAAGAAGAAATAAAAGAGAGAGTTGAAAAAGTTTTAGAAATAGTTCACTTATCTCAATATAAAGATAGAGCTCCATCAGAACTTTCAGGTGGACAACAACAAAGGGTTGCATTAGGACGTGCTTTGATTGCAAAACCTAAATTACTTTTACTTGATGAACCCCTTTCAAACTTAGATGCGAAACTAAGAGAAGAAATGCGTTTTGAAATAAAGGAAATACAAAAAAGACTTGGAATTACAGTTGTATATGTAACACATGATCAAATAGAAGCTATGACAATGAGCGATAGAATTATTTTGATTAATAAAGGTGTTGTTCAACAAATAGGAACTCCTGAAGAAATTTACAGAAATCCCGTAAATCCTTTTGTTGCAAACTTTGTTGGTCGTGTTAATTTCATCAAAGGAGTTGCGAAAGACGGCTTTGTTGAACTTGCAAATACCGGAAAGAAATTACCTTATGACGGAGATAAGACAGGGAATGTTATAGTTGCAATAAGACCTGAAGCTCTTAGAATTGACGAAAGAGATGGAACAATTGATGCTAAACTTGTAAGTCAATTCTATCTTGGAGATGTAAATGACTGTAAAGTAGATTTAGGAAATGACAATGTAGTCAGAGTTATAGACCATGTTGAAACTTATGGAGTTTATGAAGAAAATTCAAATATCAAATTGAGAATTAAAAACTTTATGGTATTTGATGATGACGGAAAAGATTATACAAAGATAATAACTTAAGAATAAGAACCCCACCCTTCCACGATGCTTCGCATCGGGTGGGTTCCCGGGAACCTTGTTGTTTCACAATAGGAGCTATTGAATTTTTTTCAATAGCTTTTTTTATGTATTATTTTCAATTTGATTTTTGCTGTTTAATGTAATATAATAAATTATAGAGACAAGAAGGGATGTGAAATATATGGAAACTGTAAGATTATATACTAGACAAGATATTAGATCTTTAAAAGAAATCGAAGAGAAAGGTTATTTTACAAATAAAATTTCTTATGTTAAAGAAAATTTTGGAGTGATTTCTGACTATATTTTAAATTGCTATAATTATTTTGTAAAAGAAGCGAGTAAAATAGTACCAAAACTGGATGAAGTTGAAATGCCGGTTTGGTGTGCGGTAAGTAATAAAAATTGTATGCCTGTAATTGAGAATACGGTTGTATATGTTTTAGATGTTCCGGAAGATGAAGTAATCTACTTTGACGGAGTCAAATGGGATTATGTACTCAATCATCATTATATTCCTTTGAATGAAGAAGATGATAAAAAGTATAAAAAAAGATTAAAAGATAAGGGTATAGATAACGGATTTGAGTTTTTTGAAGGAAAGTATAAGAATGTTTTTCCAGAAGAAAGACAAATAGTTATAGACAGTTGGACTAGAATTTTCGATATTGATGAATGGGATATTTACAGAGTTCAAGCAAATATTTGGAAAATAAAAAAAGAATGGATTTATGCCATTGTAAATATGGGAGATAAAATCCCTTAAATTTCATATTTAAGCGATAATTTAATAAATATTTATTTTGAAATTATTGACATTTTTTTGGAATTTGGTATAATAAAATAAAGATAATAATTTTTTTGTTTAGTATATTATCATACGTCATTTGATGTACATATTTTTAGATTAACCCGTGCATACTTCAAGGAGGATTTTATGAAAAAATTTTTTAGAAGATTGGCTTTGATTTTGCCTGTTTTTATTGCTTTGTCAGGTTGTTCTAAAAGTTCCAAAGTTGATGACGATAATACAAAAAAGCAAGTAGTTAGAAAGGCAAGTAAAGAGATAGCAAAAATCTGTGGATATTATTATGCTTATGATTCACAAATTGTTTTAGATAATGGTGAATATTATGGTGTGCCTTGTATGTATTATAAGGCTAAACCTATAGACTTTGATAAATGTTCAAAAGAATCTGTTAAAAAACTTCGTGGTAATTTTACGGATGATGGAAATTTTTTGGAACCGAAAATTTTTGAAGAAGGCGGAAAAAAGTATTTAACAGCTAATTTTTTCCCTGAAAAGAAGTTTTGGATAAAAGATGAAAAAACCATTGTTGATGTTGAAACGAATACGGAATATAAAAAGGGTGACCCTAAATAAATATGTGAAATTAATTAAACAACTAATGGTTTTTGCCATTAGTTGTTTTTTTAAAAATAAGAAGTAAGGGGGATGTTATGAAAAATAAATTTAAAATTTTATTTCTATCGTTCTTTTTATTGACTTCTTGTAGCAATGGAAGAACTAAATCGTATGAAAATAATTTTAGAAAATATCAATATGGGAATGATATTTTTATAGAGGCTAAGATGGATGCTTATAGAAATTTGAATGATGTTGAAAAGGAAACGGAAGTAATTGTTTTAGGTAAAAAAATAAAACAAAATCCGTCAACAATACAAAAAAATAATGGTTATGTTAATGGTGTATATACAATCTCGAATTTTAAAATAGAAAAGGTTTTTAAAGGTAATTTTAAACCGAGAGATGTTGTAGATGTTTTTGAAAGTGCCGGAATAGATGAGAAAACGGGAAAGATTTATCATATTGAAGGATATGAGTTAATGGAAAAGGATGAGAAATATTTACTGTTTTTAAGGCATTCGGAAACTGATCCGTGGTATATGATATCAGGATTAAAATTTGGTAAAATTTCACTTTCAGGTAAAAAATCAGAGTTCAGAATAGAATTAGAAAAAGCAGATCATTATCCGGAATCTTTTGAACTTGAAGGTAAAATAAGAGAAGAAGCAATAAAAAAATATATTGAAAAGTAGTAATTTAAAAGATAGAATAATCATAAAACAAAAGAGTTGGAAGTCCAACTGTTATCACGTACACAACCAGCAAATAATTCAAGATTTGTTATGAGAGCTAAAGGATTTAATTATAAACCTTATCCACTATCAGATGATAAAGCTGGAATTTTAGCTAAGTATTAGTGTTAGGAGGAAGTTATGAAAAATAAATTTAAAATTTTATTTCTATCGTTCATTTTATTGACTTCTTGTAGCAATGGAAGAACTAAATCGTATGAAAATAATTTTAGAAAAAATCAATATGGGAATCATATTATTGCAGATGCTAAGCTAGATTATTATGGAAATTTGAATGATGTTGAAAAGGAAACAGAAGTAATTGTTTTGGGTAAAAAAATAAAACAAAATCCATCTACAATAAAAAAGGATAAAGTTTATAATGGTGTTTATGGGGCATATACAATCTCGAATTTTAAAATAGAAAAGGTTTTTAAAGGTAATTTTAAACCGGGAGATGTTATAGATGTTTATGAAAGCTCCGGAATAGATGAGGAAACGGGAAAGATTTATCATATTGCAGGATATGAGTTAATGGAAAAGGATGAGGAATATTTACTGTTTTTAAGACATTCGGAAACTGATCCATGGTATATGATATCAGGATTGAAATTTGGTAAAATTTCACTTTCA from Parvimonas micra encodes:
- a CDS encoding metal ABC transporter ATP-binding protein, producing MDEIAVKVEDLTIAYYLKPVVWDVDLDIKRGKLTAILGPNGAGKSTLLKAMLNLIPISSGKISFFGKPYKEFRKDISYVPQSESVDWDFPTDVLDVVMMGTYGKLGWIKRAGKKERELSLEALKKLGMEEFVDRQISDLSGGQQQRVFLARALVQDSEIYFLDEPLKGVDAKTEKEIMKILKELRDSGKTIIVVHHDLRTVEEYFDEVVLLNKLVVASGSVREVFTEENINKAYRV
- a CDS encoding YehR family lipoprotein, whose product is MKNFKRILTSFMLIFSIILLIACGGEKSKTYYMSENGSEMTVKVKYKDDVVNELDIDAKMSYKSLDVENQEQAKLLFSMIKSMGASLEGIKFDVEYGNNEATLKVNIDLNKVNPEKLKALAGSFGGKVSEKSSGELEEGLNKIKSFKELEKSLLEAGFKEK
- a CDS encoding D-glycero-alpha-D-manno-heptose-1,7-bisphosphate 7-phosphatase; this translates as MKIAFLDRDGTINLDYPDKDWKYIQRPVLLDGAIRGMKYLNERGFEIIIVSNQYIIGEGIITVEQFNSFHNQLLEILAINNIIVLDSFICPHSRTDSCKCCKPKIGLILQAIEKYPNIDLSQSIMCGDSISDFECAKTIGLKFYGINFGENRIKNLSDISIFVK
- a CDS encoding LemA family protein, with amino-acid sequence MIALYVILGVVVLLGLWLMSSYNKLIRLREMVKNAMGQIAANVESRWDALKSLIDATKKYSAHEAETLEKVIQARGSVNSSSSVKDIEADDNMFTQALSRLAVVVEAYPDLKANTLYLNTMDKIDEYEQDVKNSRMIYNDTVTRFNRTMLVFPVVLISRMMGFTEYEYFKNTEEKAAPPSWD
- a CDS encoding metal ABC transporter solute-binding protein, Zn/Mn family, producing MRKKIILLLALVLSVGVLGACTKKDDSKNKEGEKKTEQKTSKKKVVATSTMLTDLVKQIGGDNFEVEGMMKAGVDPHLYKPTAGDVEKLEKADVVVVNGLHLEGQMGEILQGLEKQNKNVVTAAKNIPSDRLLPWDEEGAGPNDPHIWFSVKNWKIAAKNVAEGLKKADSSKAEEIDKNLAKYEKELDELSDYIKKKVSELPENQRVLVTAHDAFNYFAKEFGFKVEAIQGISTESEASAADIKKLSDFLVKTKIKAVFVESSVPKKTIESLVESCKAKGHNVKIGGELYSDSLGDDNTKENTYISMFKYNIDTIVDALK
- a CDS encoding metal ABC transporter permease, which gives rise to MNGILDLLTDYTFLMIALGSGLLGLLSGIMGVYVTVRKQGLICDAISHSTLPGVCIAFMVLGIKNLEFLLLGAFIAGVIAALLIFGIDLKSKVKFDSALAIVLSTFFGLGVVLLALIQREANTNQAGLDKFIFGQAAAFLKKDIYFLIGIIILVLFVILLFWKELKLFSFDPEFAQTKGFSINLMTGILIVLLVISIVMGIQSVGVILMSTMLIAPPVAARQWTDKFNVMMILSGIFGAFSGITGSFISMYYKGLSTGPVIAIVASLIVFFSILFSPKKGILFSKKRTMQGGTK
- a CDS encoding YehR family lipoprotein gives rise to the protein MKRLKSILLSLAMIFVVVLSTACSSKEATTATKTFVKEQNGMKVTLVYTYIEKEDKVIKQTSKTEAPFSAFQGKDVEQVKQQLQAVSKRYQGIKGLKETLDIQEDKFLEEVEVDYANFDYEKAKDLPGMTFSGDPSKTKVSMQKSEELVLKQGFVEQK
- a CDS encoding metal ABC transporter permease → MRQLEILIAVSLVSAACSLLGPFLILRKMSMMIDSITHTILLGIVIAFFITKDLTSPLLIVGAGLVGILTVFLTELINQKTTLHEDASIGLVFPFLFSIAIILISKFLRGVHLCIDSVLVGEVAFSIIPRIEFFGYEMSKVIFVMAVIFLIDLIFIWVFFKELKISTFDKNLSLISGFAPAVIYYALMSLVSITTVGAFNAVGSILVISYMVVPSATAYLLTHDLKKMIFISVFTGVLSSVIGFYMAYIYDLSIAGTIAIVNGLIFLLVFIFEPRNGIIKKILNENRKRAEFAEVTMMLHIINHENTERADIECNVVKINEHLCYAKNKFEKVLKNIVNKKFAYIENDIIKVTDIGREKTLNKFNEWMK